From one Agathobaculum sp. NTUH-O15-33 genomic stretch:
- the wecB gene encoding non-hydrolyzing UDP-N-acetylglucosamine 2-epimerase: MNKIKVMTVFGTRPEAIKMAPLVHALQKSDTLESIVCVTAQHREMLDQVLDIFDIKPDYDLNIMQPRQTLALITEKSLHGLDEVLEQAQPDIVLVHGDTSTTFAGALAAFYHKIPVGHVEAGLRTYDKYSPFPEEMNRKLVGQIASLHFAPTVRNRDNLAREDIAQGVSICGNTVVDAIHMTVKNDFAFRDEQLKALDFANNRVVLVTAHRRENYGEAMENICRAIAELSAAYPDVHFVYPVHLSPYVRETAEKFLGGNERIHLIHPLAVDEMHNLMARCYLIMTDSGGLQEEAPSLGKPVLVLRRETERPEAIEAGTVKLAGVDRETIVSLARELFDDPAAYAAMAHAVNPYGDGKACERILQAIEHFFGLRDDGPAPFQP; this comes from the coding sequence ATGAACAAGATTAAAGTCATGACGGTTTTCGGTACCCGGCCGGAAGCGATCAAAATGGCGCCGCTCGTGCACGCGCTGCAAAAGAGCGATACGCTGGAATCCATCGTCTGCGTGACCGCGCAGCACCGTGAAATGCTCGATCAGGTGCTTGATATTTTTGATATCAAGCCTGATTACGATCTGAATATCATGCAGCCCCGGCAAACGCTGGCGCTCATCACCGAAAAATCCCTGCACGGCCTGGACGAGGTGCTCGAACAGGCGCAGCCCGATATCGTTCTGGTGCACGGCGATACCTCCACCACGTTCGCCGGCGCTTTGGCGGCGTTTTATCACAAGATCCCGGTCGGACATGTCGAGGCGGGCCTGCGCACCTATGATAAATACTCGCCCTTCCCGGAAGAAATGAACCGCAAGCTGGTCGGCCAGATCGCGTCCCTCCATTTCGCGCCGACCGTGCGCAACCGCGACAACCTCGCCCGCGAGGACATCGCGCAGGGCGTGTCCATCTGCGGCAACACCGTGGTGGACGCGATCCATATGACTGTGAAAAACGATTTTGCATTTCGCGACGAACAGCTGAAAGCGCTCGATTTTGCAAACAACCGCGTGGTGCTGGTCACCGCGCACCGCCGTGAAAACTATGGCGAGGCGATGGAGAATATCTGCCGCGCGATCGCTGAGCTTTCGGCGGCGTATCCGGACGTTCACTTTGTCTACCCGGTGCACCTAAGCCCCTATGTGCGGGAGACCGCGGAGAAATTCCTCGGCGGCAACGAGCGCATCCACCTGATTCATCCGCTCGCCGTGGATGAAATGCACAACCTGATGGCGCGCTGCTACCTTATCATGACCGATTCCGGCGGCTTGCAGGAGGAGGCGCCCAGCCTTGGCAAGCCCGTTCTGGTGCTGCGCCGCGAGACCGAGCGGCCGGAGGCCATCGAAGCCGGCACGGTAAAGCTTGCCGGCGTTGACCGTGAAACCATCGTTTCGCTGGCGCGCGAGCTGTTTGACGATCCGGCCGCCTATGCCGCGATGGCGCATGCGGTCAATCCTTATGGCGACGGCAAGGCCTGCGAGCGCATTTTGCAGGCGATCGAGCACTTCTTCGGCCTGCGGGACGACGGCCCCGCGCCTTTCCAGCCGTGA